A stretch of Mytilus edulis chromosome 11, xbMytEdul2.2, whole genome shotgun sequence DNA encodes these proteins:
- the LOC139494139 gene encoding uncharacterized protein codes for MTNIPITEIVAIVNGSQLSPQQLNQEEAAQQAPQQPNQKREAQHAPQQPYKEREAQHAPQQPYKEREAQHAPQQPNKERAARQATQLPNQDREAQHAPQQPYKEREAQHAPQQPNKERAARQATQLPNQDREAQNAPQQPNKERAAQQPN; via the coding sequence aaataGTTGCTATAGTAAACGGTTCTCAGCTATCACCACAACAGCTAAACCAAGAGGAAGCAGCTCAACAGGCACCACAACAGCCAAACCAAAAGAGAGAAGCTCAACATGCACCACAACAACCTTACAAAGAGAGAGAAGCTCAACATGCACCACAACAACCTTACAAAGAGAGAGAAGCTCAACATGCACCACAACAACCTAACAAAGAGAGAGCAGCTCGACAGGCAACACAACTGCCAAACCAAGACAGAGAAGCTCAACATGCACCACAACAACCTTACAAAGAGAGAGAAGCTCAACATGCACCACAACAACCTAACAAAGAGAGAGCAGCTCGACAGGCAACACAACTGCCAAACCAAGACAGAGAAGCTCAAAATGCACCACAACAACCAAACAAAGAGAGAGCAGCTCAACAGCCAAACTAa
- the LOC139494140 gene encoding uncharacterized protein produces MNLTASAPLKASSFFSHPSLAVKYNNILLLPGPGHYEINMVKALFKLLWDVGLLDLAKMLGFVSIKALQACQDHHKSWQILQIFMFATAQELLTVFCKEQVKQKSPVSAVGYYKWLLGVQNKNYSLMSEIVFTYCLALHVFRAGVRRNNTAAIQTAKVKFSPLFFGLNMPFYMKTFVRDLFVRVQCPPEVLAFIVENESYSVSGNESEGGDFILENYNRKTKRIIPAGLPYNKWLEVCRNVNRLDKVIKDN; encoded by the exons atgaatttgacagctagtgcccctttaaaagcCTCTTCTTTCTTTTCACATCCAAGTCTTGCTGTA AAGTACAACAATATCTTACTACTTCCTG GGCCTGGTCATTATGAAATAAATATGGTCAAAGCCTTATTCAAACTGCTATGGGATGTCGGGCTCCTAGACCTAGCAAAGATGTTAGGATTTGTATCTATTAAAGCCCTACAAGCTTGCCAAG aTCATCACAAGAGCTggcaaattttgcaaatttttatgTTTGCTACGGCACAGGAGCTCCTTACAGTATTTTGCAAAGAACAGGTCAAGCAGAAGAGTCCAGTGTCTGCAGTAGGCTATTACAAGTGGTTGTTGGGTGTCCAAAATAAAAACTATAGTTTAATGTCGGAAATAGTATTTACCTACTGTTTGGCACTCCATGTATTCAGGGCAGGGGTCAGGCGAAATAATACTGCTGCTATTCAAACAGCAAAAGTAAAGTTTTCGCCACTCTTTTTTGGCCTCAATATGCCTTTTTACATGAAGACATTTGTAAGAGATTTGTTTGTCCGGGTACAATGTCCGCCTGAAGTTCTTGCGTTTATTGTTGAAAACGAATCTTATAGTGTAAGTGGGAATGAGTCTGAAGGTGGTGATTTCATTCTTGAAAATTATAACCGGAAAACCAAACGAATTATTCCCGCTGGATTACCCTACAACAAGTGGTTAGAAGTCTGCAGGAACGTCAACAGATTGGATAAGGTAATTAAAGACAACTGA